From Odontesthes bonariensis isolate fOdoBon6 chromosome 21, fOdoBon6.hap1, whole genome shotgun sequence, a single genomic window includes:
- the LOC142371860 gene encoding uncharacterized protein LOC142371860, with protein MQSDSYQRPEPEPEPEPSCVSMQSDGSAGRYINFKSDQRSRPQSSYQRPEPEPEPEPEPEPEPEPEPEPEPSCVSMQSDRSKDHFINFKADQRSRPQRVDQQSSEGPSGPSAQQHQTQLDSIFMLLEDNMLTFVKEELKKMQKALSPDYPECLESQREGEDEEQRSSREALVKITAHFLRRMKQEELADRLQSKLCGRKVKSALKKKFQCVFEGIPKAGKPTLLNQIYTELYITEGGSGEVNDEHEVRQIEAASRKAGRAETSIRQEDIFKGPPGRDEPIRTVLTKGVAGIGKTVLTQKFTLDWAEGKANQDIHFMFPFTFRELNVLKERKFSLVELVHHFFTETKAAGICSFEQFQVVFIFDGLDECRLPLDFHSKEPLTDATEPTSVDVLLTNLIRGELLPSARLWITTRPAAANQIPAGCVGMVTEVRGFTDPQKEEYFRKRFRDEEQASRIISHIQTSRSLHIMCHIPVFCWITATVLEDVLDTREGAELPSTLTEMYIHFLVVQAKVKKLKYDGGAEIDPHWSPESRKMIESLGKLAFEQLQKGNLIFYESDLTECGIDISAASVYSGVFTQIFREERGLYQEKVFCFIHLSVQEFLAALHVHLTFSNSGLNLMREQPKSKKSKTLKETLFYQSAVNKALESPNGHLDLFLRFLLGLSLQTNQRLLRGLLTQTGSSSQTNQETVDYIKKKISENLSAERSINLFHCLNELNDRSLVEEIQQALRSGSLSTDELSPAQWSALVFILLLSGCNLSERSCAALSSALSSQSSSLTELDLSNNNLQDSGLKQLSVGLQSPNCDLEALSLSGCLITEEGCASLVSALTSNPSHLRELDLSYNHPGDSAVRQLSAGLEDPQWRLDTLRVEPAGERWLTPGLRKYSCQLIIDTNTVNRNLKLSDNNRKVTCVKEDQSYPDHPDRFDDCAQLLCRNVLTGRCYWEVEWRGRVYISVSYRGISRRGGDSDCMFGYNDQSWSLRCSDGGYSVRHNNRETSISSSSSSSSSSSSSSSSVGNRAAVYVDRPAGTLSFYRVSSDTLIHLHTFSTTFTEEPLHPGFTVWLGSHGSWLSLC; from the exons atgcaGAGCGACAG CTATCagagacctgaacctgaacctgaacctgaacccagctgtgtgtccatgcaGAGCGATGGGTCAGCAGGTCGTTATATTAACTTTAAATCAGACCAACGTTCACGGCCTCAGAG cAGCTATCagagacctgaacctgaacctgaacctgaacctgaacctgaacctgaacctgaacctgaacctgaacctgaacccagctgtgtgtccatgcaGAGCGACAGGTCAAAGGATCATTTTATTAACTTTAAAGCAGACCAACGTTCACGGCCTCAGAG agtggaccagcagagctcagagggtcccagtggtccgtctgcccagcagcatcaaacacagctggactccatatttatg ctgctggaggacaacatgctcacttttgtgaaggaggagctgaagaagatgcagaaggctctgagtccagattacccagaatgcttagagagtcagagggagggtgaggatgaagagcagaggagcagcagagaggcattagtgaagatcacagctcacttcctgaggagaatgaagcaggaggagctggctgaccgtctgcagagca AACTTTGTGGACGTAAAGTTAAAtctgctctgaagaagaagttccagtgtgtgtttgaggggattcctaaagcaggaaagccaacccttctgaatcagatctacacagagctctacatcacagagggagggagcggagaggtcaatgatgaacatgaggtcagacagattgaagcagcatccaggaaagcaggcagagcagaaacatccatcagacaggaagacatctttaaaggcccacctggaagagatgaaccaatcagaacagtgctgacaaagggagtggctggcattgggaaaacagtcttaacacagaagttcactctggactgggctgaaggcaaagccaaccaggacatccacttcatgtttccattcactttcagagagctgaatgtgctgaaagagagaaagttcagcttggtggagcttgttcatcacttctttactgagaccaaagcagcaggaatctgcagctttgaacagttccaggttgtgttcatctttgacggtctggatgagtgtcgacttcctctggacttccacagcaaggagcccctgactgatgctacagagcccacctcagtggatgtgctgctgacaaacctcatcaggggggagctgcttccctctgctcgcctctggataaccacacgacccgcagcagccaatcagatccctgctggctgtgttggcatggtgacagaggtcagagggttcactgacccacagaaggaggagtacttcaggaagagattcagagatgaggagcaggccagcaggatcatctcccacatccagacatcccgaagcctccacatcatgtgccacatcccggtcttctgctggatcactgctacagttctggaggatgtgttggacaccagagagggagcagagctgcccagcaccctgactgagatgtacatccacttcctggtggttcaggccaaagtgaagaagctcaagtatgatggaggagctgagatagatccacactggagtccagagagcaggaagatgattgagtctctgggaaaactggcttttgagcagctgcagaaaggaaacctgatcttctatgaatcagacctgacagagtgtggcatcgatatctcagcagcctcagtgtactcaggagtgttcacacagatctttagagaggagagagggctgtaccaggagaaggtgttctgcttcatccatctgagtgttcaggagtttctggctgctcttcatgtgcatctgaccttcagcaactctggactcaacctgatgAGAGAACAACCAAAGTCTAAGAAGTCTAAAACACTGAAAGAGACTCTCTTCTACCAGAGTGCTGTGAACaaggccttagagagtccaaacggacacctggacctgttcctccgcttcctcctgggtctttccctgcagaccaatcagaggctcctacgaggcctgctgacacagacaggaagtagctcacagaccaatcaggaaacagttgattacatcaagaagaagatcagtgagaatctgtctgcagagagaagcatcaatctgttccactgtctgaatgaactgaatgatcgttctctggtggaggagatccaacaggccctgagatcaggaagtctctccacagatgaactgtctcctgctcagtggtcagctctggtcttcatcttact ACTGAgcggctgtaacctctcagagagaagctgtgcagctctgtcctcagctctcagctcccagtcctccagcctgacagaactggacctgagtaacaacaacctgcaggattcagggctgaagcagctgtctgttggacTGCAGAGTCCAAACTGTGACCTGGAAGCTCTCAG cctgtcaggctgtctgatcacagaggaaggctgtgcttctctggtctcagctctgacctccaacccctcccatctgagagagctggacctgagctacaaccatccaggagacTCAGCAGTGAGGCAGCTCTCAGCTGGACTGGAGGATCCACAGTGGAGGCTGGACACTCTCAG ggtggagcctgctggagaacgatggctgacaccagggctgaggaagt attcctgtcaactcataatcgacacaaacacagtgaacagaaacctgaaactgtctgacaacaacaggaaggtgacatgTGTGAAGGAGGatcagtcatatcctgatcatccagacaggtttgatgactgtgctcagctgctgtgtagaaatgttctgactggtcgctgttactgggaggtcgagtggagaggaagagtttatatatcagtgagttacagaggaatcagcaggagaggaggagacagtGACTGTATGTTTGGATAcaatgatcagtcctggagtctgaggtgctctgatggaggttactCTGTCAGGCACAATAACAGAGAaacatccatctcctcctcctcctcctcctcctcctcctcctcctcctcctcctcctctgtcggtaacagagcagcagtgtatgtggaccgtcctgctggcactctgtccttctacagagtctcctctgacacactgatccacctccacaccttcagcaccacattcactgaagaacctctgcatcctgggTTTACAGTCTGGTTAGGTTCACATGGttcctggttgtctctgtgctga